From a single Pseudomonas syringae CC1557 genomic region:
- a CDS encoding TrbI/VirB10 family protein, producing the protein MQNNDNDQAPENTQGPDSIGPPEAAASTAASPEPAPVSEPDSTQARGAFDVRAKRSGDAQNKRTLYLGLVGLVLVGLLGIGGLWYFTISKMKTTGSEVDETNVKKDATLDVNLGTDDSMKKAREAKLAADKAEEDRRARAERERLAKEQKDKEDAERGKNGQDHAGSAPPPPGSPGQNPPVEQTPRQRKLGREMLVTSEDAQGTGAGNTQPQQPSGEQPSLPPSMLADIQGGSSSGLGGESSSRKRSSLSNLGGTTFTPAKAYLAPNRKYLVSHNTYTRCALYTEIISTHPGMVDCRLTDPLYSADGSTVIAAAGDKLTGEQTVEVGPGETSVFTTWTEIETQAGVRAKIDSLGAGPMGASGTEAWINRHYMQRFGGAVMLSFIQDALQAASNTTQKSSGSGGYTVNNSEQNVESMANKALDSTINIPDTAHLLPGTVITVIVARDIDFSSVFENR; encoded by the coding sequence ATGCAGAACAATGACAACGACCAGGCTCCGGAGAACACTCAAGGGCCGGACAGCATCGGGCCGCCCGAAGCAGCAGCGTCCACAGCAGCTTCTCCGGAACCGGCCCCGGTCTCCGAGCCTGATAGCACTCAGGCCCGCGGCGCCTTTGACGTGCGGGCCAAACGATCAGGCGATGCCCAAAACAAGAGAACGCTTTACCTGGGCCTGGTCGGGCTGGTGTTGGTTGGTCTGCTGGGGATAGGCGGACTTTGGTACTTCACCATTTCCAAGATGAAAACCACCGGCTCCGAGGTCGATGAAACCAACGTCAAGAAGGACGCGACCCTGGACGTGAATCTGGGTACCGATGACAGCATGAAAAAGGCACGGGAAGCCAAGCTGGCCGCAGACAAAGCCGAAGAGGATAGGCGAGCCCGAGCGGAAAGGGAGCGATTGGCCAAGGAGCAAAAAGATAAAGAGGATGCCGAGCGCGGAAAAAACGGTCAGGACCATGCCGGTAGTGCGCCGCCTCCGCCCGGCTCGCCCGGCCAGAACCCGCCCGTGGAACAGACCCCCCGGCAACGCAAACTGGGACGTGAAATGTTGGTCACCTCGGAAGACGCGCAGGGTACTGGTGCTGGGAATACTCAGCCGCAACAGCCTTCCGGCGAGCAGCCATCCCTGCCGCCTTCAATGCTGGCCGACATTCAGGGCGGATCGAGCAGCGGTCTGGGTGGTGAATCGTCCAGCAGAAAACGCAGCAGCCTGAGCAATCTGGGCGGCACCACCTTTACCCCGGCTAAGGCTTACCTGGCACCGAACCGCAAGTACCTGGTCAGCCACAACACCTACACGCGCTGCGCGCTGTACACCGAAATCATCAGTACACACCCAGGAATGGTGGATTGTCGTCTGACCGATCCGCTGTATTCCGCTGATGGCTCCACGGTGATTGCGGCAGCAGGTGACAAGCTCACCGGTGAACAGACGGTTGAGGTTGGGCCAGGCGAAACCAGCGTGTTCACCACCTGGACCGAAATCGAAACCCAAGCGGGTGTGCGGGCCAAGATCGACAGCTTGGGTGCAGGCCCCATGGGAGCCAGCGGGACCGAAGCCTGGATCAATCGCCACTACATGCAGCGCTTTGGCGGTGCAGTGATGTTGTCGTTCATCCAAGACGCGCTTCAGGCCGCGTCCAACACGACGCAGAAAAGCTCGGGGTCCGGAGGCTACACGGTGAACAACAGCGAGCAGAACGTGGAGAGCATGGCCAACAAGGCGTTGGACAGCACCATCAACATTCCGGACACCGCACACCTGCTGCCGGGCACCGTAATCACTGTCATCGTGGCCCGAGACATCGACTTTTCATCGGTTTTCGAGAACCGCTAA
- a CDS encoding type IV secretion system protein, with protein sequence MDVTKIAQTLFDFVDAALQSALVTGMAKVMLGLGALFGTMWLINFTLRNIQWLYRGMNVAFEDVAKEIAKMAFITACAFNLEWYVNTIVPFVTGLPNWMGGAMSGQEGVQTNQIDSLIATYIENLQALISAMNFNIITTSFANVWLGIQGVVFYVLGGIPFLLAAVATLFVLKVSTTAIVSVGPLFIAFLLFDQTKQYFWGWASAIGGFMLAQVLVSVVLAIEIGFINTAMIKDGSLNTSLAGNFVILLVFGTFTALVIELPSQASSIMGGGPSGGGLVSKISGFSAARGMTRGVAAGISKLRGRGGNNIK encoded by the coding sequence ATGGACGTAACAAAAATAGCCCAGACGTTGTTTGATTTCGTTGATGCCGCTCTGCAAAGCGCTTTGGTCACCGGCATGGCAAAGGTGATGCTGGGACTTGGAGCGCTATTCGGAACCATGTGGTTGATCAACTTCACGCTTCGAAACATTCAATGGTTGTACCGTGGCATGAACGTCGCTTTCGAAGACGTGGCGAAAGAAATTGCAAAAATGGCTTTTATCACCGCATGTGCATTCAACCTGGAGTGGTACGTAAATACAATCGTACCCTTTGTCACCGGCCTCCCCAATTGGATGGGGGGGGCCATGTCCGGCCAGGAGGGCGTGCAAACCAACCAGATAGACAGTTTGATTGCTACGTATATCGAGAACCTGCAAGCGCTTATAAGTGCCATGAACTTCAATATCATAACAACCAGTTTTGCTAATGTTTGGTTGGGTATTCAAGGAGTGGTGTTTTATGTGCTCGGAGGTATCCCGTTCTTGCTCGCCGCCGTTGCCACGCTTTTTGTGCTGAAGGTGTCGACAACGGCTATTGTATCCGTAGGGCCTCTATTCATTGCCTTTCTGTTGTTTGATCAGACCAAGCAGTATTTCTGGGGTTGGGCATCAGCCATCGGAGGCTTTATGTTGGCTCAGGTACTGGTTTCGGTCGTGCTTGCTATCGAGATTGGCTTTATCAACACTGCGATGATCAAAGATGGTTCTTTAAACACCTCTCTGGCGGGTAATTTCGTCATCCTGCTTGTCTTTGGCACGTTTACAGCACTTGTCATCGAACTTCCAAGCCAAGCATCCTCCATCATGGGCGGTGGTCCCTCCGGAGGAGGACTTGTCAGTAAAATCTCAGGATTTAGTGCAGCAAGAGGCATGACACGCGGTGTCGCCGCCGGTATTTCCAAACTGCGTGGGAGGGGAGGCAACAACATCAAATAG
- a CDS encoding virB8 family protein, protein MRKFRKSKEDVIEQERQLAARTSIDAATAQEISLVEQAWIHAARYFEKSIAADEKAKTKRATRLNYVFGTIAVMSVAAVMGLTPLKTVQLGLVRVDRNSGYTDVVWADDKGKPQEQIDDEFWLSAYTRFRESYNFSSNDANYSMVKLMSYDETFTEYRNFQLSSKGYLEVLGTNRQIRTDINNINFLDRKDREGTAQVRITKTVLDRNGVPDPQLHPVTWVATVTYDYKNPAKKAGDQWLNPRGFGIKAYTMTQEVGVSNGK, encoded by the coding sequence ATGAGAAAGTTTCGAAAATCCAAAGAAGACGTGATCGAGCAGGAGCGGCAACTGGCCGCCCGTACCAGCATCGACGCGGCAACCGCACAAGAAATCAGCCTGGTTGAACAGGCTTGGATCCATGCAGCGCGGTACTTTGAAAAGAGCATCGCCGCCGATGAAAAGGCCAAGACCAAACGAGCAACGCGGTTGAATTATGTGTTTGGGACCATTGCCGTCATGTCGGTTGCCGCCGTGATGGGCCTGACCCCACTCAAGACCGTTCAACTGGGCCTGGTACGTGTAGACAGAAACTCCGGCTACACGGATGTGGTGTGGGCCGACGACAAAGGCAAGCCACAGGAGCAGATCGATGACGAGTTCTGGCTTTCCGCGTACACGCGTTTCCGCGAGAGCTACAACTTTTCGAGTAACGATGCCAATTACAGCATGGTCAAGTTGATGTCCTATGACGAGACCTTTACCGAGTACCGCAACTTCCAGTTGTCCTCCAAGGGCTATCTGGAAGTGCTGGGGACCAACCGGCAAATACGCACAGATATCAACAATATCAACTTCCTTGATCGTAAAGATCGGGAAGGCACCGCCCAGGTGCGGATCACCAAAACCGTGCTGGACCGCAACGGCGTCCCCGACCCCCAGCTGCACCCGGTGACCTGGGTGGCCACAGTGACCTACGACTACAAAAACCCTGCCAAAAAAGCCGGTGACCAGTGGCTAAACCCCCGTGGCTTCGGGATCAAGGCCTACACAATGACTCAGGAAGTTGGGGTGTCCAATGGCAAATAA
- a CDS encoding ATP-binding protein codes for MLLPFELDPEIIQHIIHSQAGSIGKAIIELVMNSVDADATALRLTMTKEGFHCADDGRGFASRNDVLRYFGRFGTPHQEGDATYGRFRLGRGQIMAHAKTRWASNDWQMTVDTRSMGYNYELDDLEHGAPGCSIEGTWYEPLNDLELMSAVQEIRDLVRYTRISVELNGRLITRDPATEKWDFEDEYAYYRAKEEGAVSIYNQGVLVRHDSSHLWGAGGLIVTKRAIALNVSRSEILRKTCPVWKAIAKVFAPLAEKVSGQSGGRRKTEARRARSALSLLSGAADVGKIFCHEEVITVLPGKRHITLMDFINKAFREHKGTYTVVLKGSDIPKGEGIAGQRIIQVLHPQTLDRFGCHSVEDFEDVLERVIANARPAVSHWFRDLKVPQCAAFTTVKKAYVERTSIVDEKKALDKETRRAWIALRWCLQHYAGACVGAERWNDGTVRHSKDRLDVLLGESNTSEAWTDGKTYLAINRPIVQRLKSDPMKTAAYIFGLVEHEVAHQGDSMACGHDEAFYQRFHDISLRMAPERQRFMHKWLMKYTTSLEMEGKRATGNAWGELHLVRRVGTGRMKRGLSDAIEDDSADPIVSTPVPEQDMALLSRINAGLIDKGVCPPPPDWNRVIEQAKADQVANSEQLKERLQAQREAQNAEYAALELQIEKAKPEVARILDMPLADIPAGALNYLAHLLATGGDEQEIRTEWECQFGQPDFDDDPYDYFTEEELAEEQARSDQFNQEQLAAEQDDDPRRKLAKDYHGMVEPGETWWMLERNAAAAGFWRVESYLEWRHADQANTD; via the coding sequence GTGCTGCTACCTTTCGAGCTGGACCCCGAAATCATTCAACACATCATCCATAGTCAGGCTGGATCGATCGGCAAGGCCATCATCGAGCTGGTGATGAACTCTGTAGACGCCGATGCCACCGCATTGCGCCTGACCATGACCAAAGAGGGTTTTCACTGCGCTGATGATGGTCGCGGATTTGCCAGCCGCAATGACGTGTTGCGTTACTTCGGACGCTTTGGCACACCGCACCAGGAAGGTGATGCCACTTATGGCCGGTTCCGCCTGGGCCGGGGCCAGATCATGGCGCACGCCAAAACACGTTGGGCTTCCAACGATTGGCAGATGACCGTTGATACCCGCTCGATGGGCTACAACTACGAGCTGGACGATCTTGAACATGGTGCACCGGGTTGCTCCATTGAGGGCACCTGGTACGAACCGCTCAACGATTTGGAGTTGATGTCTGCCGTCCAGGAGATTCGTGACCTGGTGCGCTACACCCGCATCAGCGTTGAACTCAATGGCCGTCTCATTACCCGCGATCCTGCAACGGAAAAGTGGGACTTTGAAGACGAATACGCCTATTACCGGGCCAAGGAAGAAGGCGCGGTTTCGATCTACAACCAAGGTGTGCTGGTCCGTCACGATTCCTCGCACCTCTGGGGGGCTGGAGGCCTGATCGTGACCAAGCGGGCGATCGCACTCAACGTCTCCCGTAGCGAGATACTGCGCAAGACCTGCCCGGTCTGGAAAGCAATCGCCAAAGTATTCGCCCCGTTGGCTGAAAAGGTCTCGGGGCAGTCAGGTGGACGCCGCAAGACAGAAGCACGTCGAGCGCGATCAGCGCTGTCGTTGCTCAGCGGTGCAGCTGATGTGGGCAAAATATTCTGCCATGAAGAAGTCATCACGGTGCTGCCAGGCAAACGGCATATCACCCTGATGGATTTTATTAACAAGGCGTTTCGTGAACACAAGGGCACCTACACCGTTGTTTTAAAGGGCAGTGACATACCCAAAGGCGAAGGTATTGCCGGGCAGCGCATTATCCAGGTGCTGCATCCACAAACGCTTGACCGCTTCGGTTGCCATAGCGTTGAAGATTTTGAAGATGTGCTGGAGCGGGTGATTGCCAATGCGAGACCTGCCGTCAGTCACTGGTTCCGTGACCTGAAGGTGCCCCAGTGCGCCGCTTTCACGACCGTCAAGAAGGCTTATGTCGAACGAACATCGATTGTCGATGAGAAAAAGGCGCTGGACAAAGAAACACGCCGGGCCTGGATCGCGTTGCGCTGGTGCCTGCAACACTACGCCGGTGCGTGTGTGGGGGCTGAACGCTGGAATGATGGCACCGTTCGACATAGCAAAGACCGCCTGGATGTGTTGCTTGGCGAGTCAAACACCAGTGAAGCGTGGACGGATGGTAAAACCTACCTGGCCATCAACCGCCCCATCGTGCAACGGCTCAAGTCTGATCCCATGAAAACGGCTGCCTACATCTTCGGGCTGGTCGAACACGAGGTGGCGCACCAGGGTGACAGCATGGCATGCGGGCATGACGAAGCGTTCTATCAGCGCTTCCATGACATTTCCCTGCGCATGGCTCCCGAGCGTCAGCGGTTTATGCATAAGTGGTTGATGAAATACACCACGAGCCTGGAAATGGAAGGCAAGAGGGCAACCGGCAACGCCTGGGGAGAGCTTCACCTGGTGAGGCGTGTGGGCACTGGCCGTATGAAACGCGGTTTGTCGGACGCCATCGAGGACGACTCTGCGGACCCGATTGTCAGCACGCCCGTGCCAGAGCAGGACATGGCGTTGCTCAGCAGGATCAATGCCGGGTTGATCGACAAGGGTGTCTGCCCTCCGCCGCCCGACTGGAACAGGGTCATCGAGCAGGCCAAGGCCGATCAGGTGGCGAACAGCGAGCAGTTGAAGGAGCGGTTGCAGGCTCAGCGCGAGGCTCAAAACGCTGAATACGCAGCGCTTGAGTTGCAGATCGAAAAGGCTAAGCCCGAAGTCGCACGGATTCTGGACATGCCGCTGGCAGACATTCCAGCCGGTGCTCTGAACTACCTCGCTCATTTGCTGGCCACCGGAGGCGATGAGCAAGAGATACGCACCGAATGGGAATGCCAGTTCGGACAGCCGGACTTCGATGATGATCCCTATGACTATTTCACCGAAGAGGAGTTGGCCGAAGAGCAGGCACGCAGCGACCAGTTCAATCAGGAGCAATTGGCAGCTGAACAGGACGACGATCCACGCCGTAAGTTAGCTAAGGATTACCACGGCATGGTCGAGCCTGGCGAAACGTGGTGGATGCTTGAACGCAATGCTGCCGCTGCCGGTTTTTGGCGAGTCGAGAGCTACCTCGAATGGCGTCACGCCGATCAAGCCAACACGGACTGA
- a CDS encoding TrbM/KikA/MpfK family conjugal transfer protein, with protein sequence MNTYSKTADRQGQAAGNAVPGRGKTRVCALFAVCLMGSGSAFAGDPCKSVLCLYGKFAGNSGSSECRSAEQDYFSILVKKHGNIKWSETASARQDYLNSCPDADQSYTQKINDKFGKVQG encoded by the coding sequence ATGAATACCTACAGCAAAACGGCTGACCGCCAGGGTCAGGCCGCTGGCAACGCCGTGCCTGGTCGCGGCAAAACGCGGGTCTGCGCGCTGTTCGCAGTGTGCCTGATGGGCAGTGGATCAGCCTTCGCCGGTGACCCGTGCAAGTCCGTGCTTTGCCTCTACGGCAAGTTCGCCGGCAATAGTGGTAGCAGCGAGTGCCGAAGCGCTGAGCAGGACTACTTCAGCATCCTGGTCAAGAAGCACGGGAATATCAAATGGAGCGAAACCGCTTCGGCGCGCCAGGACTACCTCAACAGCTGCCCCGATGCTGATCAGAGCTACACCCAAAAAATCAACGACAAGTTCGGCAAGGTCCAGGGCTAA
- the virB11 gene encoding P-type DNA transfer ATPase VirB11 produces MTQEQGLTEDTLVLDFLDQAGVTERLSRQGTKDVAINRPYELWVDGPNGWQYEEAPWLTYNLCWRLANALCALNYRVLAPHSPIHTVELPGGERGQIVMAPACEKGTLSTTFRKPSLDRFTHMDYVNSGRYDRARAIASPILALKDWQRDMQEAHAAGHWHRFMEIAIAHRQNIIIFGGPGSGKTTYGKSLIDMFPVNRRMITIQEILEDPMPFHPNHVHLLYGHVVTPKALVASALRMKPDHLFLAELTGDEVWHFIEILNTGTKGTVTTAHANDSEAGYARVCGLVKQSPIGLGLDYAYIERLVRTSFDVVVYMENTYIEEVHYEPEHKLALLNGQRQRAA; encoded by the coding sequence ATGACGCAAGAACAAGGACTCACCGAAGACACCCTGGTCCTGGACTTCCTCGACCAGGCAGGCGTCACCGAGCGCCTGAGTCGTCAGGGCACCAAGGACGTGGCCATCAACCGGCCTTACGAGCTGTGGGTGGACGGTCCAAACGGCTGGCAATACGAAGAAGCGCCTTGGCTCACTTACAACCTGTGCTGGCGGCTGGCCAATGCGCTCTGCGCGCTGAACTACCGCGTGCTGGCCCCTCATTCACCGATTCACACGGTGGAGCTGCCTGGCGGGGAGCGGGGCCAGATTGTCATGGCCCCGGCATGCGAAAAGGGCACTCTGTCGACCACGTTTCGAAAACCCTCTTTGGATCGCTTCACCCATATGGATTACGTCAACAGTGGCCGCTATGACCGAGCCAGGGCCATTGCTTCACCGATACTGGCCCTGAAAGACTGGCAGCGCGACATGCAGGAGGCCCATGCGGCTGGCCACTGGCACCGGTTCATGGAAATCGCCATCGCCCATCGCCAGAACATCATCATTTTTGGTGGGCCGGGCTCGGGTAAAACCACTTACGGCAAGTCGCTGATCGACATGTTTCCGGTTAACCGCCGCATGATCACTATCCAGGAAATACTGGAGGACCCCATGCCCTTCCATCCCAACCATGTGCATCTGCTCTATGGCCATGTGGTGACGCCCAAAGCCCTGGTGGCCAGCGCGCTACGGATGAAGCCCGACCACCTGTTTCTGGCCGAGCTGACGGGTGACGAGGTGTGGCACTTCATCGAGATTCTGAACACCGGCACCAAGGGCACCGTGACCACCGCGCACGCCAATGACAGTGAAGCAGGCTACGCCCGTGTGTGCGGCCTGGTGAAGCAGTCACCAATCGGCCTCGGCCTGGATTACGCGTACATCGAGCGCCTGGTGCGCACCTCATTTGACGTGGTCGTGTACATGGAAAACACCTACATCGAAGAAGTGCATTACGAACCCGAACACAAGCTGGCCTTGCTCAATGGCCAGCGTCAACGAGCTGCCTAG
- a CDS encoding type IV secretory system conjugative DNA transfer family protein, producing MARGKSKPISPDNPQERIEEHPAFLLGKHPTEDSFLASYGQQFVMLAAPPGSMKGVSAVIPNLLSYPDSMVVNDPKFENWEITSGFRASAGQKVYRFSPERLETHRWNPNSAINRDPLYRLGDIRTLARVLFVSDNPKNQEWYNKAGNVFSSILLYLMETPEMPFTLPQAYEIGSLGTGMGTWAQQIIELRSIGPNALSFETLRELNGVYEASKNKSSGWSTTVDIVRDVLSVYAEKTVAWAVSGDDIDFAKMREEKTTVYFSVTEGNLKKYGPLMNLFFTQAIRLNAKVLPEQGGHCADGTLRYKYQLALMMDEFAIMGRMEIMETAPALTRGAGLRFFLIFQGKDQIRAVYGEEAANGIMKAIHNEIVFAPGDIKLAEEYSRRLGNTTVRVHNQSLNRQRHEVGARGQTDSYSEQPRPLMFPQEVNELPFDKQLIFVQGNRQTEPMKILARKIIYFEEEVFKARQKMTPPPLPVGDASKIDALTVPVRTIESKVAVADTKPMQAEQRQRWNPKDKASEVAQAEADKAQPVEVEPDPEPVQADDTSEPM from the coding sequence ATGGCCAGAGGTAAATCCAAACCCATCAGCCCGGACAATCCCCAAGAACGGATCGAGGAGCATCCCGCGTTCTTGCTCGGCAAGCACCCCACGGAGGACTCGTTTCTGGCCAGCTACGGGCAACAGTTCGTGATGCTGGCAGCGCCTCCTGGTTCCATGAAAGGTGTCAGTGCGGTGATCCCCAACCTGTTGAGCTACCCCGATTCAATGGTGGTCAACGATCCGAAATTTGAGAACTGGGAAATCACATCGGGCTTCAGGGCTTCTGCCGGGCAGAAGGTCTACCGCTTTTCACCTGAACGCCTGGAAACGCACCGTTGGAACCCGAACAGCGCCATCAACCGCGATCCTCTGTACCGACTAGGTGATATTCGTACCCTGGCTCGCGTGTTGTTCGTCTCCGACAACCCCAAGAATCAGGAGTGGTACAACAAGGCGGGCAACGTGTTTTCATCCATCCTGCTGTACCTGATGGAAACGCCGGAAATGCCCTTCACGTTGCCCCAGGCCTACGAAATCGGCTCATTGGGTACCGGGATGGGGACGTGGGCTCAGCAGATCATCGAATTGCGCAGCATCGGCCCTAATGCGCTCAGCTTTGAAACCCTTCGAGAGCTTAACGGTGTGTACGAAGCCTCGAAAAACAAGAGCAGTGGTTGGTCCACCACCGTGGATATCGTGCGTGACGTGTTGTCGGTGTATGCCGAAAAGACGGTGGCCTGGGCGGTGTCAGGTGACGACATCGACTTTGCCAAAATGCGCGAGGAAAAGACCACAGTTTATTTCAGCGTTACGGAAGGAAACCTGAAGAAGTACGGCCCGCTGATGAACCTGTTTTTCACCCAGGCGATTCGGCTCAATGCCAAAGTGCTGCCTGAGCAAGGCGGGCATTGCGCAGATGGCACGCTTCGGTACAAGTACCAACTGGCTCTGATGATGGACGAATTTGCCATCATGGGCCGTATGGAAATCATGGAAACCGCGCCAGCACTGACCCGAGGCGCCGGTTTACGGTTTTTCCTGATTTTCCAAGGCAAAGACCAGATTCGTGCCGTTTACGGAGAGGAAGCGGCCAACGGCATCATGAAGGCGATCCACAACGAAATTGTGTTCGCCCCCGGTGATATCAAGCTGGCTGAGGAGTACAGCAGGCGCTTGGGTAACACGACCGTGCGCGTCCACAACCAATCGTTGAACAGGCAGAGGCACGAGGTGGGGGCTCGGGGGCAAACCGACAGTTACAGCGAGCAACCCCGCCCCTTGATGTTCCCCCAGGAGGTGAACGAGTTGCCTTTTGACAAGCAGCTGATTTTTGTCCAAGGCAATCGACAGACAGAGCCCATGAAAATCCTGGCGCGCAAGATTATTTACTTCGAAGAGGAAGTGTTTAAAGCGCGACAGAAGATGACGCCTCCGCCCTTGCCTGTCGGTGACGCCTCCAAAATCGATGCGCTCACCGTACCGGTGCGCACCATCGAATCCAAGGTCGCAGTGGCAGACACCAAGCCCATGCAGGCCGAACAGCGACAGCGCTGGAATCCCAAAGACAAAGCGTCCGAAGTGGCTCAGGCCGAAGCGGATAAGGCACAGCCAGTTGAGGTCGAGCCTGATCCAGAGCCTGTGCAGGCTGACGACACCTCGGAACCGATGTAG
- the virB5 gene encoding P-type DNA transfer protein VirB5 translates to MKNHVMAYALSALMLTTVLPAAHAAVPGVPVLDPSNLLALKANALAQAKQAMDALSTAKDAITQTAQQYNHYKSIITGNDMLGGFLNDPALNKVMPLGDWADVYSTGRDIASLRDRYGLTSDNASVQAKFDQMMSAADALERNYNASTERVKNAELLRARLNEVQTPQQKEDLQLRYQQELIEQQNQQMRLANMQMLQQQQEKMENEQRAQAFSDYMKGKTSVRPSYD, encoded by the coding sequence ATGAAAAATCACGTGATGGCTTACGCGCTTAGCGCGCTCATGTTGACCACAGTCCTGCCTGCTGCGCATGCGGCAGTACCAGGCGTTCCGGTCCTGGATCCGTCTAACCTGCTCGCGCTGAAGGCGAATGCGTTGGCCCAGGCCAAGCAGGCGATGGACGCGCTGAGCACGGCCAAAGACGCGATCACACAGACCGCGCAGCAATACAACCACTACAAAAGCATCATCACCGGCAACGACATGTTGGGTGGGTTCCTGAACGACCCAGCCTTGAACAAGGTAATGCCTCTGGGGGACTGGGCCGATGTGTATAGCACGGGACGGGATATCGCCAGTTTGCGTGACCGCTACGGCTTAACTTCGGATAATGCCAGCGTGCAGGCGAAATTCGATCAGATGATGTCGGCTGCCGATGCGCTGGAGCGCAATTACAACGCCAGCACTGAACGGGTCAAGAACGCCGAGCTGCTAAGGGCCCGGTTAAACGAGGTGCAGACCCCACAACAGAAGGAAGATCTACAGCTGCGTTACCAACAGGAGCTGATCGAGCAGCAAAACCAGCAGATGCGGCTGGCCAACATGCAGATGCTCCAGCAGCAGCAAGAGAAAATGGAAAATGAACAGCGGGCCCAAGCGTTTAGTGATTACATGAAAGGTAAAACTAGCGTACGGCCTAGCTACGATTGA
- a CDS encoding P-type conjugative transfer protein VirB9: MANKAASGLTALLLMTFGLPAFAESMGTGSALDRRVQTAIYSPDEVYRIQATVGRGALVQLQSNETINQDTGLMVSGDPKAWSIGPNKAGNMVSLKPVTDKEPDTNLTINTNRRTYLIELKLVERYQDSTYLLRFTYPEPPKKSGAARRDPGNPCDGPVQNGPYQKRSNEESRSIAPYEGWDNGMLTCFRFTGNGPRPVLYQVLPDGTETVADMHNEQNVVVVHGVSRLFRFRLNGLLVEARPTAQVNTGYNFNGTTTGEIRELKHAEQ; this comes from the coding sequence ATGGCAAATAAAGCCGCTTCAGGCCTCACGGCCTTGTTACTCATGACATTCGGTCTGCCTGCCTTTGCCGAGAGCATGGGCACTGGCTCGGCACTGGACCGGCGCGTGCAGACGGCCATTTATTCACCTGACGAGGTGTACAGGATTCAAGCGACGGTGGGCCGTGGAGCGCTGGTCCAGCTTCAATCAAACGAGACGATCAATCAAGACACCGGGCTGATGGTATCGGGCGATCCGAAAGCTTGGTCTATTGGTCCAAACAAAGCGGGCAATATGGTTTCGCTCAAACCGGTTACCGATAAAGAGCCCGATACGAACCTGACCATCAACACCAATCGGCGTACCTATCTGATTGAGCTGAAGTTGGTCGAGCGCTACCAAGACTCGACCTATCTGCTGCGCTTCACCTACCCCGAGCCGCCGAAAAAGTCTGGAGCAGCCCGCCGTGATCCCGGCAATCCCTGTGACGGCCCTGTGCAAAACGGCCCCTACCAAAAGCGCTCGAACGAAGAGAGTCGATCCATCGCGCCCTATGAGGGCTGGGACAACGGCATGCTGACCTGCTTCCGCTTTACTGGCAACGGGCCGCGCCCGGTGCTGTACCAGGTTCTACCAGACGGCACCGAAACGGTGGCCGACATGCACAACGAACAGAACGTGGTCGTGGTGCATGGGGTCAGCCGATTGTTTCGGTTTCGCCTGAACGGTCTGCTTGTAGAGGCCCGGCCTACTGCCCAGGTGAACACGGGGTACAACTTCAACGGGACCACCACCGGCGAGATTCGGGAGCTCAAGCATGCAGAACAATGA